The region tagaaaggagaaaaaaattttgtgtaagtctctgagtgaagttaaggttccagaaggatactcatctgatatcagaagacttgtttctatgaaagacctcaagttgaagaatttgaagacacatgattgccatgttataatggaacattttctaccgataggtatacgttctattttgccagaaaaagtaagaagtgccataactaaattgtgttttttctttaggtcaatttgtagtaaggtgatcgatcccgagatcttaccaacactacaaaaagagattgtaattaccttgtgtgagcttgaaatgtattttcctccgtctttttttgacataatggttcatttagttgttcatcttgtgaaagagacacagttgtgtggaccagcttatatgagatggatgtaccctgctgaacggtatatgaaaatattaaaagggtacgtgaaatcccgaagtcgaccagagggttgtattgttgaacgatacattgttgaagaagctgttgagttttgtactgaatatttgtctaacgttcaatcgattggactccccagaactcagattttcgacaaaatggaaggtaaaaaattaattgggaataaaattgtgacaatatcaagggatgaacgggatcaagttcatttgtatgttctgcacaataataatgaggttgagccatatgttgaaatgcacaaggatgtactccgaaggttaaatccgaacagaaatgaaaattggatagttatagagcacaatcaaagtttcatacaatggttgaaggatcatatttatttgaagcgctcttcagatccttcttcggtaacagaaaggttgagatgtttggcatatggtccaagtttgcatgtgttttctcatagcgcatattcaattaatggatacacattttataccaaagaacaagatgataagagtactatgcaaaatagtggtgtcaccgtgctagctgaagcaatgcatatatcaagtatgaaggacttaaaccccaaatatgcaaatttgtcatattttggagttattgagcacatttgggtgtttgattacgagaagtttcagattcccatctttggttgcaagtgggtgaatagtagtggcatacgaatggataagtctggatttttgcaagttgatcttactagggtggggtacaaagatgaaccttttattctagcatctcaagctaaacaagtgttctatgtgaatgacccgaagagtacaaaatggtctatagtgcttttctctaacaaagtgactgatgatagcggtgtcgatcaatgtgatattgatgttgagaatgagtcatgcattagacggaatgagttgaatagaaatgatgaagttgaggatcttataccagatgagtcatatataagaaacgatcataatgagggaatttggatcaattcatccgtacgcattgctaagaaacaagtgattaatattccaacaaagaaaagaaagagatgttagtgacttaggtaaattatccatggtttctttatttatttttttcatttgttttgattataagttatatgtgataatgcatgatttcattatatttttgttttcaattgctttgattataagttatatctgataatgcatgatttctttatttttttgttttcaattgctttgattataagttatatttgatatttgatggtttccttggtttattacaggttagacatggctgataaccaacatgaggaagttagtaaagtatccgcggaagaagaaattcgaagaggcatcacagtaatgcgaagggtggtccaaggaagatctcgaggcatcatactagatgtctcttggaacaaccagggacaacttatagaacctaatgggcataccttaactagtttcatcggtgcactagtaaggaatgaaattcccattacatgtgatgattggagaaataaagagttgaaagagtccaaagaaaaaatttggagtgagataaaggtacaatcatttggcccttaattatacggtatcaattatgttttttcaattaccgatactaactatcaatctgtatgtttttcttagcgatgttttaacatcgaagaagaaagaagagggttttgtatgaaattggccggaaagcttcttagagggtttcggacatttttatcatccaagttccttaaggatgcggatggtaattttgtggatgcggagtgtaacaccccgataataatataataattatttaaattaagttaataatctatttattaatttaattaaataactggattattattattattattattttggaataataattattggaataattatttattggaatatataagttggaataataaaaagtcccaatttttggaaaaagggttttcacgtgaaaaggaaaagagaagcggctgaaagagagaaagggcaaaaggcagagcaagagaagaggaagagcttgaagctgcagaatttgccggattaactcaggtaaggggggtttatcgttgattaacgggtattatatgataatatgtcatgggtagtgatagacctttaaattacctctgaattggatgattatgatgaattgtgaacctttttggatgaacgaaattggggtagaatcgagaggaaattcgtaggaatttgatgtaaccgtgttagattttgtgaaatcaaataagatatgaattgtgttgagtggcataggtattagtagggtgtgctaatactatgattaattatatggcatgatatgatatgctttcgtgataaaatgtgttgatgatatgtgatggtatgcataatgctgtgaatgtatcgGTTATGTATGCATTATTAATagactgttgtatggcttagagtgtgagcatatgtctattcttgaattgttgttgttgttgttgttgttattgcattgctaggtgattagcatgcatattctagcctttggggctgtagctaattcccatggtgaggaattagtgagtgaatccttatgaaattgttgttgatgtttgcatactagatgagtagtgtgcatagtctagcctttggggctgtagctaattcccatggtgaggaattagtgagtgagtcattagatctcaatgagtgggactagtgagctcagtagccgtatccggagggatcggtgagcttggactatatgttcaagaagagttggtaccgcatttcatggagtctcattgcataatgaatgcatggcatagcctgtggggctgtagctaattcccattgtgaggaattagtgagtaaatcgttgtgttgtgttgttggtgttgaatatggtttgagactatacatatgatatatattattgttgagtATAATGTTtgcgttgatactgccgttatggagtgtgtagtctggttagggtgagttgatgcgttatttacttaacattacataatgttgtataatgcttattatattgattgaggaactcacccttacaactatttttcaggaaacgagcagtgagttgagtagaagcaaatgcttggagtctagtgtagtctcctaagtgggtcatgctctgatagatgtaacatcgggatgggacgTTTGAATATcttattgattggttgtgaaccattttgcatgtaatatgttacatgtttggaataattgaattgatgtctatccgctgcgtattatgcagatactttatgttttgaattaaataaatgagcatgacaggacataTTTGATGGTTATTGTTTGATGAtcgtgtgacacccttcggggcataattactctgattattatatgttattattttaaattaatattttggggtatttagaagggtgttacattagtggtatcagagcatagtcggtcgtgtcgagtcgtaactattctatttcccctgtacgggataggtgttgtgtaaccctatcagtacttattgtttagcttgttgggttttcagaatagagatggctggaagaggtagagatgatgctgcgattgctgaggctctgggtatgctagctggagtacttggaggaaatccgaatgttgtgggaatgggagctgctcgtcagttgagtgagttccagaagaacaatcctccaatgttcaagggggCATATGacccagatggtgctcagaagtggttgaaggagattgagaggatcttcagagtaactgagtgtgctgataaccagaaggtcaggttcggtacacatatgctgtcagaggaagctgatgattggtgggttgctacccgcactgagttggaatctgctgggaatcctgagatcacttgggctgtgttcagggagagatttctgaggaagtattttccagaggatgtcagagggaagaaagagatagagttcttggaattgaagcagggtaaccggactgttactgagtatgctgctaagttcacagagctgtcgaagtattatactccatatgctgaggctgctggggaattttcgaagtgtgtgaagtttgagaacgggttgcgtcccgagatcaaacaggctattggatatcagcggattagagtgttttctgatctggttgactgttgcaggatttttgaacaggattccaaggccagagctgagagctatcagcagagggttgataggaaaggcaagaatcagattgatcgtggaaaaccgtatacagctggcaaaggttttcagaggcagagtgggatgaaaaggcctagtgggggagactctagtgctcctgttaagtgttaccgatgtggtcgggctggacatcgtgttcatgagtgtaccagtgctgagatgaagtgtttcaagtgtggaaagAGTGGTCATTTGGCTGTAGAGTGCCGGTCGAAGaatgtgacttgtttcaactgtggagaggtgggtcatatcagtccacagtgtcctaagccgaagaaagagaatcagtcaggaggcaaggtttttgctttatcgggttctgagacttctgcagatgatcgtttgatccgaggtacgtgttatattaatggctttcctcttgtagctattattgacacaggtgcgactcattcttttatatctttggattgtgctgtgaaacttaagttagagatatctgagatgtttggtagtatggtgattgatactcctgcgaagggttcagtgactactacttcagtttgtttgaattgtcctttgagtatttttggtagagactttgggatagaccttgtgtgtctcccgttagtgcaaattgatgttattctgggtatgaactggttggtgtttaaccgagtctatatcaagtgttttgataagactgtgatttttcctgagattgaagaagaaaagagtttgtttctatcggcaaggcaagtgaatgaggaagtagctggtggagcagagttgtttatgctgttagcgactttggaggctaaaggtaaactggtgattggcgatttagctgtggtgtgtgattttcctgatgtgtttccggaagaagtgaatgagttaccgccagagcgtgaagttgagttctcgattgaattagtacctggtactagaccgatatcgatggctccgtaccgtatgtctgctattgagttagctgaattgaaaagtcagttggaagatttgttggataagaagtttattcgtccaagtgtgtcaccgtggggtgcaccagtgttgttggttaagaagaaggaaggtactatgaggttgtgtgtggactacaggcaactgaataaagtgacgatcaagaatcggtatcctttgccgaggattgatgatttgatggatcagttggttggtgcgagtgtgttcagcaagatagatttgagatctgggtatcatcagatacgtgtgaaaactgaggatattcagaagactgctttcagaacgaggtatggacattatgagtattctgtaatgccttttggtgtgactaatgcgcctggagtatttatggagtacatgaataggattttccatccgtacttggatcagtttgttgtggtgtttatcgatgacattttggtgtattcgaaatctgaagaagagcatgctgagcatttgagagtggttttaggagtgctgcgagaaaagcagttatttgctaaactgtctaagtgtgaattttggttagaagaagttagttttcttggtcatgtgatttcaagaggtggtgttgctgttgatccttctaagatagaagcggtatctaagtgggaagctccgaagtctgttgctgagattcgaagtttccttggtttggctggttattataggaagttcattgagggattttctaagttggcgttaccgttgacgatgttgactagaaaggggcaagcgtttgtttgggactcaaaatgtgaagcaggtttccaagagttaaagagaaggttgactactgctcctattttgacgttaccgagttcgtcggaaccatttgaagtttactgtgatgcttcattgttgggtttgggtggtgtgttgatgcagaataagcaggttatagcttatgcttcgagacagctgagggttcatgaaaggaactatccgacgcacgatttagagttggcagctgtagtgtttgttttgaagttgtggaggcattacttgtatggatcaagatttgaggttttcagtgaccataagagtttaaagtatttgtttgatcagaaagagctgaatatgagacagaggagatggttagagtttctgaaggattatgattttgggttgaattaccatccgggtaaagcaaatgtagtggctgatgcattgagtcggaaatcattacatatgtctatgttaatggttaaggaattggatttaattgagcagtttagagacttgagtttggtgtgtgagagtactcacaacagtgttaaattgggaatgttgaagttaacgagtggtattctggaggagatcagagagggtcagaaatccgatatgcatttggttgataagttgactttagtgaatcaaggtcgaggtggtgaattcagagttgatgagaatggtgttttgaaatttggtagtcgggtgtgtattccgaatgttattgagcttaagaagagtattcttgaggagggacatcgtagtggcttaagtattcatcctggagctacgaagatgtatcatgatttgaagaagttattttggtggccgggaatgaaaagagaaattgcgagttttgtttattcttgtttgacttgtcagaagtcaaagattgagcatctgaagccgtctggactaatgcaaccgttggctattccagagtggaagtgggatagtatcagtatggatttcgtttctggtttaccgagaacagttaagaattttgaggctatttgggtgattgttgacagattgacgaaatcggctcatttcattccgatcagaatggattatccgttagagagattggctgagttgtatattgagaagattgtaagtttacatggtattccgtcgagtattgtttcggacagagatcctagatttacatcgaagttttgggaaggtttgcagaaggctttgggaactaagctgagattgagttctgcatatcatccgcagactgatggtcagactgagaggacgattcagtcattggaggatcttttgagagcttgtgttttggaaaagggaggtgcttgggattgttatttaccgttgattgagtttacctacaacaatagctttcattcgagcattggtatggcaccgtttgaagctttgtatggtaggagatgtcggacacctttatgttggtatgagtccggtgagagtgctgtggttggaccggagatcgttcaacagactacagaaaagattaagatgattcaggagaagatgagaattgctcagagtcgtcagaagagttatcatgacaggaggaggaagtcacttgagttccaagagggagatcatgtgtttcttcgtgttactccgataactggtgttggtcgagctttgaagtcgaagaagttgacacctcgatttattggtccttatcagattttggagaggataggagaggtagcctatcgtatcgctttaccgccgtcacttgcgaatttgcatgatgtttttcatgtgtctcatttgaggagatacattcatgatccgtcgcatgttgtccaagtagatgatgtacaggtgagagataacctgactgttgaaacatcgcctatgaggattgaggatcgagagttgaagcagttgcggggtaaagagattgccttggtgaaggtagcttggggaggaccagcaggtggcaatgtaacttgggaactggagagtcagatgaaggagtcttatccggagttgttcgtttgaggtacgttttcgaggacgaaaactcttttagtgggggagagttgtaacaccccgataataatataataattatttaaattaagttaataatctatttattaatttaattaaataactggattattattattattattattttggaataataattattggaataattatttattggaatatataagttggaataataaaaagtcccaatttttggaaaaagggttttcacgtgaaaaggaaaagagaagcggctgaaagagagaaagggcaaaaggcagagcaagagaagaggaagagcttgaagctgcagaatttgccggattaactcaggtaaggggggtttatcgttgattaacgggtattatatgataatatgtcatgggtagtgatagacctttaaattacctctgaattggatgattatgatgaattgtgaacctttttggatgaacgaaattggggtagaatcgagaggaaattcgtaggaatttgatgtaaccgtgttagattttgtgaaatcaaataagatatgaattgtgttgagtggcataggtattagtagggtgtgctaatactatgattaattatatggcatgatatgatatgctttcgtgataaaatgtgttgatgatatgtgatggtatgcataatgctgtgaatgtatcgGTTATGTATGCATTATTAATagactgttgtatggcttagagtgtgagcatatgtctattcttgaattgttgttgttgttgttgttgttattgcattgctaggtgattagcatgcatattctagcctttggggctgtagctaattcccatggtgaggaattagtgagtgaatccttgtgaaattgttgttgatgtttgcatactagatgagtagtgtgcatagtctagcctttggggctgtagctaattcccatggtgaggaattagtgagtgagtcattagatctcaatgagtgggactagtgagctcagtagccgtatccggagggatcggtgagcttggactatatgttcaagaagagttggtaccgcatttcatggagtctcattgcataatgaatgcatggcatagcctgtggggctgtagctaattcccattgtgaggaattagtgagtaaatcgttgtgttgtgttgttggtgttgaatatggtttgagactatacatatgatatatattattgttgagtATAATGTTtgcgttgatactgccgttatggagtgtgtagtctggttagggtgagttgatgcgttatttacttaacattacataatgttgtataatgcttattatattgattgaggaactcacccttacaactatttttcaggaaacgagcagtgagttgagtagaagcaaatgcttggagtctagtgtagtctcctaagtgggtcatgctctgatagatgtaacatcgggatgggacgTTTGAATATcttattgattggttgtgaaccattttgcatgtaatatgttacatgtttggaataattgaattgatgtctatccgctgcgtattatgcagatactttatgttttgaattaaataaatgagcatgacagaACATATTTGATGGTTATTGTTTGATGAtcgtgtgacacccttcggggcataattactctgattattatatgttattattttaaattaatattttggggtatttagaagggtgttacacggagcttcctagaaaatatgaaagtttgatatcggctgaagaatgggaagctttcaaatccaaaagacaagacccgacttttcaaagaataagtgctacaaatcgggaaagagcatcaagtcccgcatatccgtaccgaaaaggacgtgtcggatatggacgcttagaacaatccatggtaagtatttataaattgcgaaaacaaatttgttcatcatatattagttttatctgatcaaattgtatgacttaatgtgtagctgcagaaggaggaaagttcagaaacatctcttcctgcacatgttttgtggaaggaagcccgtgtgggcaaatctggagttccacaagaagaagttttaaacgtataccagaaatgtgtaagtataacattttttcattaattgaataacatttttatacacaaatatttgacaagtatacggtattcatctgatttttcaggaggagctatctcagtctctatctcccgatgatactaagagcatacttagtcgggcattagatgtccctgagtattctggtcgggtgaggggtaagggatttggagtcactccgacctccctcagtgttaaaaaaggaaaggctcctagtaatcgggagcttcatgcaagattggaagccatgcaagctgagcttgatgcattgaggagagaaagagaggctagcgcctcaacggtatacagagatgcttcggacaaaaacagtatcaactgtacctttcagccgaacattctagaggtaattacatataattgtcttaaattgaactatttgcttaaattatgtatttgacatatatacacattaacgatttcttgttattattggttttagggcatttcccattgtcagctgtatttgtcgtcaccatactatcggatggttggcaagggaaaagtgcataacgttagcggagtattactccacactagagagctccctgctggatgtttgaaggtatcagttgatattgcagttgagccgaatgcagcattaccatatcctagcgatgattcggatgcaacaacggtgcacgaagcagtaggttcgtttgttgcatggccgacaaacctcatatgcgtaggatatgaggtatgcttaaaacttatgttaactttaatgtgtatattcaaagtttaaaatttatgcttaaaattttacttacatattttccttggttatgttaaatagactcccacaaaatccaaatcaaaagaaaatgaggttagcaatgcctccgcacaacaaaaaaaggaggttagcaacgcctccgcacgggtaaaaagttctggtgctaagaagaccgtagctaggaaaaaacctaccaccaagtataggtcgtgcctcaggacatttatagagatgaccgatataccgaccggaggtgttcggaatgtacatatggaggtagggattttcggctttgattacgaccaaatgattggtaatgaagacttcatgcaagtttttggtcatgaagaaatcggcgtcaacgttgtcaatacatatattaggtaaatccggtctactttgttttattaattaaacaacttatgttaatgatgtttactttatgttaatccggtttactttatgtttcaaaagaggtgttaatgatgtttttatattaggtttttgtatgacaaattgatgcgccccaatgatttggacgagtcattcggattcttagcacccgcgaccgtcaacttaggtttaatcttaagtagaccgcaTACCGTGACGGAGTATGTTCTTCAGATCCTCATGGAgaataaagatgcggagaagttgttttttataccgtttaataccgggttagcatttcattctaaattcatctattataattattttccaagttaccatctaacatttgcctaatcattacagtggacattggttgttgctcgcaatcaatcctatccgagaaattgtgtattatcttgactcgttaggaaatgattggacaacatacccggatatgaagaacctaattgacacgtaagtgagaatgttcaaaatttttcttagtttatgtgaattgttctaattgcttcatttttattttattagcgtcctacaagcttttcgggcccaacgagatatccaaacctcaaggaggagcgccaaccgcattacatggattaaagtggcggtatatttttaattaccacattttttattatattagtgatgacacttgataaaacttaggatttataatccatattttttttcatgtagtgtcctcaacaacgtaatcaaatagattgcgggtatttcgtgttgaggtttatgcgagatactcttgctttgggccgattagtgattcccaccgatgtatgtatttctaacttatgagttatttttatatttacacatatctcatataattaaatagttggaattaattcaaaatatgttatattattatgtaatactttgaggaattcaagtgtgcattttatacaaaggatcaagtggacgaaatcaaagaggagtggtgtcaattcatgatagagctcaaagttttttcataaatttgtgtaattaa is a window of Lathyrus oleraceus cultivar Zhongwan6 chromosome 6, CAAS_Psat_ZW6_1.0, whole genome shotgun sequence DNA encoding:
- the LOC127091344 gene encoding uncharacterized protein LOC127091344; its protein translation is MTDIPTGGVRNVHMEVGIFGFDYDQMIGNEDFMQVFGHEEIGVNVVNTYIRFLYDKLMRPNDLDESFGFLAPATVNLGLILSRPHTVTEYVLQILMENKDAEKLFFIPFNTGGHWLLLAINPIREIVYYLDSLGNDWTTYPDMKNLIDTVLQAFRAQRDIQTSRRSANRITWIKVAVYF